tttttcttttctttttttttccttttttcttttcttcactcATCATTGTCCGCCACCGCCTAGCGGCCGCGAGCGGCGTAGCCCCGAGGGGGTGGGCAAGTGgcatggaagaagatgaaaaaatagatttatttctagaaattgttctcagaaacaaaatgccatttttattttatatttcttattatttatgttccaaatctatttctcgGTTACTTTTCAATTGcgggaataaaaatattaattgatgTTATGAAATATGTTTCTATGCTTGTTCTACTCCGGAGAGCAAAAGGAGAGATTAATAAACAAACATAAGCATTGCCAAATGGAGCCTTATCTCGGATGTGGATCCCCAAAATCCatgttttttattgttttctttcaaTCATGCGTTCCATTTCTGAACATCATGTGGATAAACCCGTTGGCCTTCTTTTCGCTTAAGAAAGCAGcacatttttcatgatttaaaacaattaaaatggaCCAAAGAAACTTAAAAGTACAGACTTTCAAATCTCTCAATTTTCCAACAGACATGGCCACAAAGATTGAGGTTGTCTCCACAGAGACCATCAAGCCATCCTCGCCAACTCCACCTGACCTAAGGAACTTCAATTTCTGCCTCCTTGACCAGTTGGCTCCCCGTTTTATGTTCCGGTCGTCCCGTTCTACTTGGCTCCTGACCAAAAGACAGCGCCGGACTCAGCCTTGGTGTCGGGAAACTTGAAAACTTCgcttgtgtgacatcctgaaattcgaccccgtttcgataaagtgaaatgggcatttcgtcgacgtgcctatggctctttttctctgagctgatcactcatgagttaactaacctattgggtgaagccgttaagggatgtatcaggctgtaaaatccctaaaagctacctaattggttggattgagctaaaatcacgtctgatcgatttttaaccacgaaattgaactcgatttcgggaatcgaattttaagcgcgtcataattcttatttctAGGATCCTATCTCATCATCCGTCAAATtgttgacgagtccgaaatttcaggaaagaaattatcggaggaaaaatcgaagtccaaaagaaaatagaaagggaaagagaaatgaaataaaataagtggaaaggtaatattttatttccctctctccctctctcttcttttctttcttttctttcttttctcttttctctctctcctttcccctTTCCCTTTCCCCTCGTGCGGATAGCCTCCCCACCGCCCaccttctctccctcttctttgaccggtcaatgcatatcctctcctctctcttctctctctcctctctcttctttcttctcacACGCTCGACCGAAccagcttcttcttccccttctttcttCGCGAGCGAACCAGAACCAGAAGCTGCAGCTCCGTCGCCGcccgtcccgccgccgcaccgccgctcgCACGCCCGCGCCCGCGCTCGTGCgcgcgccgctcgccgccgtgcACCGCCAGCCCTTTCCTCCGCCCATACGTTCTTCCCCCGAGCGGACCCAGCTCTGTTCGCCTCTGCCCAGCctccgtccggccacctccggccaccgcccagcCTCGCCGGACCTTCCCGCGTCCCCCTTGCtctccgccggcctcccctcgccgttttggccgccggatctgctccgaccagccaagggcagagacccacgaaatgggtttccagcaccTTTGAGctcgcttttgggccgtttcccggctccgaacccgagccgtgctttgggaacaatcgttcctcgcgtcgccgccgtcggattgatccgatttgcgcgcgatttggtgagtaatctcactaatcctggattagttggctaattatgcttaaggttggtttagttttaattaattatgtttaggttgttagatttaaataaattagcaattattagtcaattgtgatgtgatttagataaattgattgtgcaattagcaagtagacgtggtctactatttattggaagtgtctcgggaattttccgatccctaatcgggcttcaatttggcgattcgggcctaagtgggatttttggcatttaaatattatttttcggaattaaattaattaattatttattttccgaaaattcaactgagatggttcgaaccggaaaattatgctgatgatcgtgatgcagtccgtttatttaattgagctttatattgtgctaaattgaatttattgtatttatttatttaattttcgaaattaattatttaattatttattttccggaaattcaaccgggatggccaaaggaccggaatttcgtgctgattgcaatggtgtggttaatttctgcaattgaatgttaaattatgcaaattgagtattgatttgacttttggtatttaattccaaaattgtgaatttccaatatttattcgaGAATCccgtgtcgggttttgacaccgaaaatggtttttagtactgtatgaaatagtgggatttcaaaaggatgaatatcaatttttttggatcaagttggccatgtacccacacacgagtaatttcatgtgaatttctaatacgaagaaaaggccagctcaccattttaattgaagcatttgagtgcgaTGCGGTGCCCcggccatatttgagtgatcgtgtgataGTTATGAGAAATCGTCCCGGGCTGTTGAGCTGGACGTTATCCCTATGTGGGATACCCCTtggacaacgggaagccggtGTGATTGATTCCCGaaccctatgctccttcggggaatgccgtcgacgtagtgacgaagccgtgctccaaggggggagacgatgctccttcgggaatgccgtcgacataatgacgaagccgcgctccatggggggaggcgatgcctggcaatgccagaagaccgccgaactgagagtaggccgtgctatatgccgagatcaaatcTAAGaatgcatgattaattgagtgtgagAATCGAGagtatattatatcagcctacgggcgatatctcagtttagagtgagcagtcctgGACTATGGTCGGACTTATAAATAGTATTGAATGTGCCGACCAAGCATGGGTCGTGATatcatgtaatcgactaggtcgattgatcattgttttgatatgatgctgtgaattgattgactggatggaaatgaccgtgagtggtcttgttgacatgtaattgactaggttgatttgatcgatgcttcgatctgtgaagTGATTGCTTGAGCGCCTATTGTGAattatactgacttgcaggtgggatctgatgctaaggtacgtcttctgacctatgcgtgtttaggcagcctttagtataatggtttactaattgggcttagtggggtagaactcgctgagacgtagtctcatcccagtttggggaaaacatttcaggataccgctgaggagctgaggaggaggagtctgagaaggattttttggaagaagaagataatcctgagaggggccttgagtacggcccagATGGGCTGAGagtttatcttcttttgagatctcctttttAATGTGAttaaagtttagagtaaaaagttgtagaGTGccctggtttgtgttttgtataaaagtttggttataaatttcgatatgaaaaatatggccctgcttttctatcccatcgtttttattgtctgggattttaatcgcttccgcatgtgcttaataaatgaaagggtcggcgatacattgtcctgggatatcgcattataaaatcgaccaagagtgaaggatgtgcgcgtgctcgaggatcggggcgtgacagcttGCGCAGGCGCTTTCCCTCTTCTACCCTCTAGGTGGAAGGGTGAAAGGAAATGCTGGCATTGATTGCAATGATGAGGGTGCACTCTGTCGAGCTGTCTAAAGTCCTTTCGAACCCAGACATGGATCAGCTGCAGCAATTCCTCCCATTCTCTCCATGCAGAGTCAGTACCAACATTGACGAACAAGTCATTGTAGGGGTCCAAGCCAACTTTTTGACTGTGGCGGCATGGGGATCGGCATCTGCATCTCTCACAAGATTGCTGATGGGGCGTCGGTTTCTGCTTTCCTCAACGCATGGTCTAAAATCGCCAACAGTGGAGTCGATGGTGAAGCGAGCCTCATCACTCCCTTCCTGAAAGCATCCGAGCTCTTCCAACCAAAGGACATAAACTACCAAATGCCATCCGGACTCATCAGCAGAGAGAAGCTTTCGATCAAGAGGTTTTGTTTCAACGGTGAGAGCTTGGCTCGCCTCAAGGCCGGGTTCGGTGGTGCCAATCCTACTCGTGTTGAGGCCGTGACCGCCCTCATATGGAAATCCGCCTTGGCAGCAGCAAGGAAGAGGCCAGAGTGGAAGGAGAAATATCCCCCATCGTCAGCAGTCATACATGCGGTGAACATCAGAAGCAGGACAAGGCCACAACCATTGCCTGAGACTACCTTGGGCAATCTGGTGCAGGCCGTTGTGGCACCACTCATGGAACCAAACAAGGGTGACGAATTGCAGGACTTTGCAGGCATTCTCAGAAATTCAATAAGGGCAATTGACAGCGAATATTTGAGCGCGCTTCAAGGCGAGAATGGATTGGCCAAGGCCTGGGAGAACCTCATGGCGACACGGAAGCTGGCAGCGTCGTCTGCCATCGAGCTCTACAGGTTCAGCAGCTGGGCGAGGTTCCCGTTCTACAAGGCTGATTTCAGCTGGGGAAGACCTGCTTGGGTATGCACCACCAGtgtttccataaaaaattcGGTCACTTTGATGGGAACTAGATGCGGGGATGGGATCGAAGCATGGATCACCTTGGCCGAGCACGACATGATCGAGTTCGAGCACAACGATGAGTTGCTACAATTCGTTTCGCCAAACCCCTGATCATGAGAAGGGCGACGCGATGATGATAGTGATCCTTTATGGTTTGTTGGTCCTTTTGCTTGATTTAAGTTTCATATGTTCGTTTGCTTTATTAGGTGCCATAAACTGGTTAAAGAGTTTGTACGTTATTATCTATGTGTGATTCAAACTGCAAACAAAAGTTTGAAGTTCAATCCTCGGACATTTTAGTTTGAAAAGCCTTGTTGAAATGGAAAAATactatatataatattttttatgttgtaTTATCAACAAAGAAATCTTGTTAACAAATGTCTTAAAGGTACTTTTACCCATTTGTAGAATTTTTAAAAtcagtaaataaaaaattcagacaCCCTAAGAAAACTTCACTATGAAAGCTATATATACTTGTTATATCAAAGCGCATCAAACCTAGCTTGAAAAATAACCGAAGGTGCTGCAGTCATAATATTCATTATTAAAACAAGCAATGCTGCATGTATTAAGAAATTTTACTAAATGACGTGGCAATTTTGTATTGGATATTTCAAGAAGCCAATGATTCAACGCAtggttttcatttatttataccCAAACAAAACTTGTTATAGTACTTATTAAGTAAATTTTAGTAAGATTTTTATGTGCATCTAGCATTCTTCTGTTAAAACTTGTTATATGGACTGAATTCGAGATTGCATTGGGTTATAAACCACATAGATGAGTTGACAAAGCCAACAACCCAAAATATCTGCCCGATGTTTCCAGCAATTCCATAGATAGAgcaacagaaaaataaataaataaataaataaatagaacaGCAGGATAGGAAAATGTAGGCAAGAATtcaaaagaggagaaaatattagatagGAGTGGGATTCCAGAGTGTCAAAATCCCACTTCATTTATTGGTGACATGTGTCATCTAGGGCCCACCGCACCAGTAGCCGCCTTAGTATCTCacctctttctttcctctcttattttttcctttgttttttcatgAGGATGGCAACAAATGTTTGTCCctttccaccaccaccaccccacCATTGTCTCAATCCACCACCTCGCCGCTGTTTTGGTCCTCAGT
This genomic stretch from Eucalyptus grandis isolate ANBG69807.140 chromosome 3, ASM1654582v1, whole genome shotgun sequence harbors:
- the LOC104439667 gene encoding stemmadenine O-acetyltransferase → MGIGICISHKIADGASVSAFLNAWSKIANSGVDGEASLITPFLKASELFQPKDINYQMPSGLISREKLSIKRFCFNGESLARLKAGFGGANPTRVEAVTALIWKSALAAARKRPEWKEKYPPSSAVIHAVNIRSRTRPQPLPETTLGNLVQAVVAPLMEPNKGDELQDFAGILRNSIRAIDSEYLSALQGENGLAKAWENLMATRKLAASSAIELYRFSSWARFPFYKADFSWGRPAWVCTTSVSIKNSVTLMGTRCGDGIEAWITLAEHDMIEFEHNDELLQFVSPNP